TTATTTCATCAATCTACGGCGAAGAACAATCAGTACCAGCCAGTGAAAACTCAACAAGATACTCTTCTTATCTTCAAAATGCCGGTCATCCCCGAGTCGTCGGACTTCCCATCTGCACCCCACAAGGAAGGCAATGAGGCCGAAAAGAAACCAGGGCAACAACTCCCAAAAGCGACTGCAACGGACTTCTTGTCAAAGGGACCTCAGATTCCAGACAGTAAGTTGACTGCCCGACTCGCACAGGCCCGCGACTGACACCTTGTAGATATGCCCCCCAAGGCGTCGAAAGAGGAGCTTGAGGCACGCGCGAAGGAACTGAACAAATCGGCCAACTGAGAGATAAATGACAAACCACGTTCATATGGGTGCTTCATTCAATCACAATTTCTGTCATTCCAGGCAACCTGCCCTTGTTCAAGTGTGTGTCTATAGCGGGTCATGGCCCAAACTCAGTTTAGTTAGTATATAACGGAGAGTAGCTGCCTTATGATAACAAGTGCACCTATTGGAATTCAGCTATTTTTCTTCAAAGGCTACGTCTACTCCCAACCAAGGAcctcctacggtcgggttAGTTCACCAATTAACCATTCGATTCATTACGTCATGCATAATGACACACGTGATCACGCGATATCTCATTGACTGGACCCCTCATTCCTTGACGCGTTAGGAAGCGCCCCCAATGCCTCCAGAACGGTCCAGTGTGCCTGTGAAGCTGTCTCTACCATTGGTAAATGGCTCTACTAGCCCAGCGCAGGCTTACCGCTAACCCCAATCAAGCAATACCAGCAGGAGCTCTTCACCGAACTACGCGCCGAAGATGAGCTAGTCATCCTTGCCCGAGGCCTAGGGCTTCTACATCTAATAACAAACCTCCTCCACTTTTACGATGCGGCGGGAAACAATTTGGTCCTGGTGGTGGGTGCAGATGAACGCGAGAATGAATGGATCGGAGAGGGTAAGTGGATCGGTTTCTATTCCAGGCCGGACGCCAGTGTTGGAAGCTGATGGCTCCTGAAATCAGCTTTGGCGGAACATTATGCTACCAGCAAGTCCCCTCTTGCTAGGGGGTTGAAGGTGATCAACACCGAGAAAGCTACGGTGCCGATGCGGTGGGTTTCACATCTCTGCCATGTCGATTGCGGTGTGTTGACAAATTTCCAGAGAGAGAATATATGGCGAAGGGGGTATTCTGAGTGTTACATCCAGAATATTGGTTGTGGATTTGTTATCCAGTAGGTCTGTCTAGTGGAATGGCTCAAGGCACTCGCTGATCTTTCCAGAACTTCTTGATCCCGAGAAAGTCACTGGGATGGTCATTTTGCATGCTGATAAGGTTTTTGCGACGTCCCTCGAAGCATTTATTGTCCGAGTCTACCGGCAATCGAACAAGCTCGGCTTCTTGAAAGCATTCTCAGACTCCCCGGAACCATTTACTACGGGCTTTGCCCCATTAGCTAATATGCTGCGGAACCTTTTTCTACGCAAGGCGTCACTGTGGCCTAGATTCCATGTTTCTGTTGCTGAATCTCTAGAAGGAAATCGCAAGGCAGAAGTGATCGAGTTGGAAGTTCCTATGAGCGACAAGATGAGGGAAATTCAGAATGCTGTTCTGGAATGTGTAGAGATCAGTATCACTGAACTCAGGAAAAGCAACACCGGGCTGGATATGGAAGAGTGGACGTTAGACAGTGCTTTGCACAGAAATTTTGATATGATCATCAGACGTCAATTAGACCCAATCTGGCATCGTGTGAGCTTCAGGACAAGACAAATCGTCAGCGATTTGACAGTCCTACGAGCAGTCCTTCAGTATGTCCTCCACATGTCTTTTTATTTCTCTATGCTTACAGCTCTGCAGTGCTTTACTCAGCTACGATGCGGTATCTTTTGTCAAGTACCTTGACACTATAGTATCTGCCCATGCTCCGCCCCCCGGATCCAACAGGCATAATCACTCTCCGTGGCTTTTCCTTGACGCTGCTCATATTCTCTTCCAGACAGCCAAATCGCGAGTCTACGAAGGCAAATTGAATAACGAATTGACCCGcctttcatcttcaaccacGTTTGCTTCTGATTTGAATCCGGCTCTAGAGGAACTGCCAAAGTGGAGTGTCTTATCAGAGATCCTTGCAGAAATTGAACACGATGCTTACCTCCATCCTGCAAGAATGGATCATTCGAACAGCACCATATTGATTATGTGTAGTGATCAACGAATATGCCGCCAGCTTCGCGAGTATATTGGCACCATGCATTCCAAAATTGCCGAAGGGTCTGAATCCAAAGAGGATAATGATCCTAGCGAGGATAAACCTTCTGCAGAGCTTATGATGCGGCGTCGGCTGCGAGAGTATCTGAACTGGAAGAGGTCTCTCTCAAATGTCAATAAAAATCTGTCCCAGTCAAGAGAGGATGACAGATCTGGAAAACCTCCCGAGTCGTCAGCGGCTCGGAGTGCGCATCAAGGACGACCTCCCCCAAACAAACGCCGTCGAGTACGCGGCGGCGGTGCAGTCACCTCAGCTGCAGGTCGTGTGCCAAACAGCAGTGTCCAAACCGAAGTTGAATTGCCCAGTCAGGTCGTCAATTTGCTAAGCGATATCCAACCTACTGAGGTGGAAGACATGCAAAAAGAGGAGGTTATGGTCGATGAACTAGTGGATATGGATGTTTTCTATGAATTGTATGATATGAACGATCTGATCATGATACATCCCTACGACGGTGACATGGATGAGCATTTACTTGAGGAAGCGCGTCCGCGATACATTATCATGTACGAGCCTGATCCCGCATTCATTCGAAGGGTTGAGGTATATCGCAGTTCCCATTCGGGGCGAAACGTGAAGGTCTACTTCATGTATTATGGTGGCTCTGTCGAGGAACAGCGGTATCTGAGTGCTGTTCGACGAGAGAAAGACGCATTCACAAAGTTGATCAAAGAGAAGGGGGTAAGCTACCCAGCTACAAACTTCATATTTCTAGCTAATGTGATTTTCAGACCATGGCAGTCACCTTGACGCATGATAAAAAGGCGGAAGATCCCCAGGAGCAATTCCTCCGGACAGTCAACACTCGTATTGCTGGAGGAGGACGACTGGCAGCTACAGCATCCCCTCCTCGGGTTGTAGTTGATGTGCGGGAATTCCGAAGTGCCCTACCATCTCTTTTACACGGAAATAACATGATCGTGATTCCCTGTCAGCTCACCGTGGGTGACTACATTCTCACTCCAGACATTTGTGTCGAAAGAAAATCGATCCCTGATCTCATAAGCTCGCTCAAGAACGGCCGCCTCTACAACCAGGCCGAGACCATGATCCAGTATTACAAGAACCCGTTACTATTGATCGAGTTTGATCAAAATAAATCTTTCACTTTTGATGCGTTCGCCTCTGTTCCAACAGGGTCCACATTTATGACAGACTACGGTTTCTCATCTTCCGGCACTGCAACCAGCACTACCAGCAGCTCGCTTGCCAATCCGTCCAACCCAAAGTCCGCTCAGCATTTGCTTGTGCTCCTCACTCTCGCTTTCCCACGCCTAAAGATCGTCTGGTCTTCATCCCCTTATCAAACAGCAGAGATTTTTGCAGAGCTCAAAAAGAACGCTCAAGAGCCCGACCCACTGCGTGCGGTGCAGCTAGGCCTTGATATTGATATAACTGACTCGTCTGGCGATGCCGACGTCATGGCTGCCGCTGGGATTGAGCACCGTACCTTTAATCTTCTTCCACAGGATATGTTGCGAGCTGTTCCGGGCGTTACACCCCAAGCTCTAGAGCGGCTGATTATCGAAACAGACAGCATTAGTGATATTGCCAACATGGATGTCGAGCAGCTTGATCCACTGGTTGGCAAAGAAGCTGCACGTAAGATCGTCGCTTTCTTCCAGAAAAGCGTATTTGATTAATGGGGGATTGGGTCTGGCGTTTATAATGCATTCTGTATCCAATCATAACTTTCGATACGAATGGCAAGTTCACAAAAAGACTGCCTAGGTACATGCATCAACATAGGCGGTAATGTGCCACAAATGCAACTACATCATCCCATCCCATCTTCCTATTTTTCCTCAAATCAACCCGAAGAACAGAAACCAAGGTGGCAAGCAAGTGAGACATCCGAATTATGGACAATTAATCGATTTGAACCTGGTCTATCCCATAGGACTTCTTTCCGTCTTGGCGACGATCGTGCAGATCAGCTAAAAACAGAACCAACAGCCGAAGCAAGGACCCCTGAGAAAGAGTGGAGATGTGAATCCCTTTGAGGCCAGAAAAAATAATGACTCCTAATATTTTCAACTTATCACCATGCATCTCAAGACTGTGTTGACTCCGGTCGCATTGGCGGCTGCTGTCAGAGCTGACAGAAGTACACGCGATGTTGAGCCGTGTGCTCAGATAAGCAATTTGGTGGAAGAAGCCAATAACAACCAGAGTACGTCATGAACTAGAAATCATCGGTTGATAACTAATGGTTGTAGCAAATGCCATTGTACCTCATGATCTCGCACATCAATGTCTGCTATCTATGCCCTTTGACTCGGACCGCGCCGTTGATTTCCTGATTCAGGTTCGCAAGATCCTCGAGTTCCAATCGACTATCGATATTTTGAAGGGTAAGCGATATTCATTCGAAGGAGGATCTTTCAAACTGGCTAAATTACATTGCTAGATCCACCATTGGGGTATGCCATGCCCTCCACCGATATCATGGGGGAAATCGATATAATCATGGGCAAGGCCAAGAGCAAAAGCTATGCCAGCCAATTTGAGATGGACTTGGAAATTAACCACCTTATCACAACGGCCCACGATGGTCACCTAGTCTTCCAGCTATGCTCGCAGTCAATCTTCACATACCAAATTGACATGCCCCTTGTGTCAATCTCAACAGATGCGCTCGCACTTCCTCAAGTGTACACTTTAGGTATGTTTAGCCCGATATCCGTGTCATAACATTCAAATAACATGCCAGATGATGCAAAACTGCAGAAAATCGATCCAGACGCTGTCTCGCCTCTGGTTTCCATCAACGGTACTGACGTGGCTACATTCCTTGAATCATATGCCAAGGATCAGAACCTCCAGGATCGCGATGCACAGTAGGCAGCCTTCTGAAACTAAGGTATTGGATCACACTAACTGTCGCAGGTATAATCGAGTATTCCCGGCGCCAGCCCGCAGTGTCACCAACACTCCTACTAGTGTGAATGGAATCTGGGCTTCCATTGGAGACTGGACTGATGGTGCTCAACTGTCCCTCAAGTTTGGAAATGGCACTGAAAAGACTATTCAAAAAACAGCCACACCGAGCGAAAAGTTCTTTTCTTATAAAGACGGCACGAGCCTCTACGAGATAGAGTGTCTTTCTCGAGACTTGTCTTCAGCTTCGAGCAGCCCATCCAGCGCCGAGAAAGACTCCTCTGAGATAGCAGGATTCCCCAGCACTACGTGGCGCAACTCAGCCAATTCAGTTGCTGGATATTACTCCAAACTATCAGGGCTGGAGGACACCGCAATCATCTTTTTGCCCACGTTCTCATCCAGCGCCTCAGAAGTCGCGAAGATTGCGGTTAACTTTTTGCAAAACAGCACCGAATCTGGAAAGAAGAATGTATTGATTGACCTCTCATCCAATCCCGGCGGATACATGTCTATTGGCATCGACCTATCCCGTATCTTCTTCCCCAATGCTACCCCATACACAGCCACGCGGTTCCGAGCCCACGATGCAGCTAAATACCTCACAAAAGCATACTCGCGCGACAACGGTACGGATACAAGCAATGTTTTTGCACATGGACAGATGGTTCGGCCTGACCAGAGAACGGACTTCGGCTCGTGGGAAGACCTCTATGGGCCGCACGAAATTCTGGGGAGCTCTACTTCTAGTCTGCTAGCCAACTTCAACTACACCTCCACCTCTTCTAAGAACTTTCCCATTAACGGTTACGGGCCAGTGCCATTGAACCCAAGCAAACCACCCTTTTCAGCTGACAACATCGCTCTTGTAAGTGATTGTTTCCCGCACAAGAGTccagaaaagagaaaaacaaacTAACTCAGTCTCTAATATCAGATCACAGACGGCGACTGTGTCTCAACTTGCGCGTTCTTCGTCAAGTTGATGAAACGACAGGGCGTCCGCACAATCGCCTTCGGTGGCCGTCCACAAAAGGCACCCATGCAGGGCGTCGGCGGTGTCAAGGGCGGCCAGTCACTCGGGATCAACTATATTAACGGATATATCGAGCAAGCGAACGGGCTTATTAGAGAATCGGTCAACAGTGGATCGCCAATCCTGACATCTGCTGAGTGGAAGGCGTTCAATGAGTCCAGCCCGAGCACAACGGCATCGCTCCAGTGGAGTGGCAATCTGAATCTGCGGAATGAGTATGACCCGGAAGATGGTCAGACACCGCTGCAGTTTGTTTATGAGGCTGCTGAATGCCGGCTGTTCTATACGCTGGAGAATTATTTGGAACGGGAGACGGTTTGGCAGGCTGCGGCGAAAGCTATGTTTGGGAGTGGGCAGTGTGTAGAGGGATCGACGAAGGGGAAGGGTAGTTTGGATTCTTGATTTAAATGGCCATCTGGCAAAAAGCATACGTTGTACATAGAATAGTCTCTAGATACATCTGGCCTGCACTTGACATAGGCTAAAATTGGCTGGAGCTTAGTTACGACAATCAACTTCATGTGTCTGGTTATTGCTTTCAAGTTGGTCTATTAAGAATGGAGCAAGTATGGAGCAAGTATAAAATAATAATATTTTCAATTCTCGTGGCCCATTTCATGACTCTGTCAtaaaaaaaacgaaagagAAGCAAGTCGAGGCTGAGCAGAGTGAACACACCGCATGCAATGCAATGCAGAAAAACAAGCACACAGGTTCATGATGTATGCGTAGCAATCATTGTAGTCTCTGTCATGATCCCAAGATATTTGCAAAAAGGACGAAAATGGTATCGAGGAtcatcaaccttggaaaatcCAAAATCGCCAATGGACAAACACCGAGGGTCCTCTGTTCGATGGCTTCAAGCCCATAAATGTTGTCGCAGTAGCGCCATTTTGGAGGGGTGTCCCTATTCTCATGCAAACCGACGTGAGGAGCAGCGTCATAGGCCGGTGAGGTGATTGATGCTCTTAGTCCGTTTGAACGAATTTACAGAGAAAATCAGATGTCGAAAGTGCCTCGCGTGGCAAGTAGTCAAAGGCAGTTTCGGAGCAGATGAGCGACGGCACTGTGCCATCGTCGGCGAACGGGAGGAGAGGGATTTGGCGAACATGGAGAATACCGAGGGGAGTGTATCCGAGGTATTCTTGCAGGGCAGAGCATCGAACTCTGGGGGTAGCAGGGGATGAGCTTAGAGCTCGTCGACATCGATCTCCTTCTCGTCCTCGCTCTCGCGGTCCTCGTCGAACTCGACATTGTCGTCCAAACCTTCGCCGCCGTAGGTATCGGTCTCGTTGATCTTGGCGTGCTCGGGCAGCTCGCCGTAGGCCTTCAGAGAACGGGCCTCGTCGGCGGTGTACTTCATGATAACATCACCTTTCTCGTCCTGGTAGTCACGGAGCGAGAGGAGAATGATGTCACCCTGGTTGATCCAGACCTTCTTGCGGAGCTTGCCACGAATGTGGGCCAGACGCTTCTCGCCGTCGAAGCAGAGTGCCTCTAGGCGACCGTTGCCCAGCATCTTCACGACCTGAGCGTACTCCTGGCCCTCCTCCTTGAAGACGAGTTCACGCTTCTCATTGTCGTTCTCGTTCTTGCCGCGACGACGGTTCTTACCACCCTATACTTGGCTGTTAGAATGTGACACATGATGTAAAGTCGGTGGTTTCacaggggaaaaaaaagcttcGCGAGTCCAAGAAGTCGCCAGCCCGAGGAGTAAGGGTCTACTCTCGAGTGGGCGACGGTGGATGTGGCAAGAAAATTATCATCAACAGGAGGGGCTGGAGAATTTGCGCGCTTACCTTTCCCTTATTCTTAGGCATATTGTGGTTTTTTGACCTTCACCGGGGTCAAGTGTCTCTGGGGTAGATTTTTTCCTTAGATCAACGAAGATCTGAAGAGGCCTAATCGAAGTTGATTAGGGAAGTGAGAGTGGAAGAAGGAAGGAGGTGGGGGTTCTGTGCACGGTATTCAAATCTTTCTCCTTATGTAATCAGGCACTGGCTGCCCAGTGGCGTCAGTGATTTCGCCCCCGCTTACAGCAGACTCTTGCCTTGATGCCTGATTTCGGGGTAGGGTTTGACCGCCTGGGTTGAATTGGCagaaaaagatgagatgagaaaGAAACATTGTCGAGGTTAGAAATTTGCAAGGGCATTTCCTAGGAATTCCCTGAGGACTTGCAACACATGGCTATGCCAAATCTGCTAAGAGACTGAGTCTTTAATTCAATCACAGCCATCTTGGCCTCCCTGTGTCCATTCCTACCAGCAAGCACGAGACTGCCTGATCCACGCAATCTCCGAAGATTCAGCGCCTCCCGAGTACACTCACCACACATTTGTGATACTTTTCTTGTTGACTCGACTATATCTCCTTGAACACGTATCCTGAACCTCCAACTGTCTCTCTGAAGTGCCCATTAGCCCTCGCTGGCTTTGCTTAAATGAACTTGGTGGTGTTCAATCAGACATGATATCAATGTGCCACGACTCTTCTTATATTTCACAGTCCAAACCAGCATTCTTTCTACGCTCACCGATAGACCTTTCTTTCTCATCATGGCAACGAAGTTTGGCACCTCTACAAACGGTCTGATGCTTCGGTACTGGCCAAAATGCAACACCCCTCCCGTTGCCGCACGCTACTTGAATTCCCCTACCCATCCACTCCGGCCCAAAATCCTCGATCTCTGCGGCCATCGTGAAAGAAACATATTATGGTGGCGAGTTTCGGTGTCAAACCTCCAGCAAAGTAAGCGGGTGGTTCGCTCCTGGTGCGCGCGCAGAGTTCGAATTGCTATTGAACAGGCTCTGAGGCAGCAAGGATTGGATAAGCTGGGGAAACCGCTCGTTTCTGGGTCTTCTTTGCAGAGGAGAAAACTGGCAGGAACCATGGACATCTACATTCAGCCATCGTGTGTGGCACAGGACTTCGAGGCAGTCCAAAAAGATGCACATCACCTAATATCTTTGCTTCTGAATCATGAATCACCACGGAAATGACCTATTGTCGATGAGTCACACTCAAAGGGTGAAGTCTAGGCAAGTTAGGTGCATCATGTGCCCCTTTGAGATTCAATGTATATTACCATAACATCGTGTATCATACTAGCAGTCGACTGTTAGACTGTTGCTGTACATCATCTCGGTGGAATTGCGATTATAGCGTTTGGGGGTAAATCAGTTTGCATCTGAGATTCAAATGATCTCAACTCTTATTCATTCCATTCTTCATGCCCTTCGGTTTGGAAATGATCGTTGCTCCGAGGTACAGAAGTAAACATAAAAAGCGCGAGTATCTGACAACATTCCCGCATCTCGCTAAATGCCGATCTGGCGGAATCGACGACCCGGGGTCTAGGCTAAGATTCACTTGACAACCGCCAACACTCTTCCTAATCTTCCCCCTCTTTCATTCTCGCCATGTTGATTTCCTTGACAGTTGGCAAGGTAGACGCGGGTGTCGCGGTGCTCCTCACACAAGACAATCGACTCGTAAGCTCAAACCCCTGGTCACCTACTCCCTACTCTCCAGACATCGACAATTTGCAATTTTGCGGAAGACGAATAACAAATGAACACTCTTTATTGACCGATTTCCGCGCAGATCGAATTCCCTTCGGTCCTCCTTCCGAATAACATTAGCTCAGGCAGTATTGTGGATATCACCGTTTCGCGCAACCATGCCGCCGAAGCAGCGAGCGCGTCTGCCTTCCAATCCCTCCAGAAGCGAATCTTAAATACCTACGGTATCAAGGCCCCGTCACCACCTATTCTGCGCCTTCGAAATGCAACCCAAACCTCGCTCGTTCTCGAGTGGGACCCAATCGACCTAGCCACTGCATCCCTGAAATCGCTCTCTCTCTACCGTAATGGCTCTAAGGCCGGCTCCATACCCCGCCCGCTCGAGACACGCAGTACAAAAATCAGTGGCCTGGCTATTCATTCTGAGTACTCCTTCTACCTTGTCCTGCGGACTACCGCCGGCACCTACCAGTCGGAGAAGCTGACGTGTCGCACACACAAAATGACCGACCTTTCTGGTATCACTGTCACAACGGGCGTCCTTGATCCGCAGCAGAAGGAGGCTCTCGGTGCTGCATTGGACCGAATTGGAGGCAAGATGATCGACTCAGTCCGTATCGATACCACTCACTTCGTCTGCACGGAAGGACGGGGCGCGCAGTGGGAAAAGGCTGTGGAGATGAACATTCCTGTCGTGGTGCCGGAGTGGGTGGATGCTTGCGAGACAGAGGGCACTATTGCTGGTGTGCGTGGCTACTATCTCAACGCAGACCCCAAGGCCCGTCAACTCGGGATGATCCACGGCTCGACCCACCAGCGTACTACTTCTACACTTTCGACTGCGACAAATTCCAACCATGGAAGACTCAGCACTCAGCCCCAACGGAGCCCTGCGCCAGAGCAGGTGCCTGAAGAGCCTCCTCTCACTCCATTCCCTGGGGGTGAGACGAGCAGCCAGCGCCTGGCGCAGACGCAGACACAAGAGGTTAGATCACAAGAGGCTAGATCACAAGATGGGGAAGACGAACTCCCGCCTCCTCCGCCCCCGCCCAAAGATGAAATCAAAGATTTAAATGAGCCTGCCCAGAATGGTGAGGCAAAAGCGGCACCTGTTCCAGAGGCGGAGAACGAGGAGTCTGAAGCCGAAGCTGCAGAAGAAAGCAATGGAGAGGCAGAGAAAGAGCAAACACTTCCACAGAACAGGCCCGAGGATGAGTCCGTGTCAACAAAACTCGGAGGCGCAAAGGGCAAAGGAAAAGAGGGCGAGGGTGACTTCAATGAAGTACCTCTCTGAATGGCCCTCTGATGATTTACTGTGGTCTGTCTTTGCTTCGGTGTCAATGTCTTGACATCCCCTACCCTGCTTTCCCCCCTTGTCCCCCTTGTCGACCATCGTCTACGACTTCATCCAGTACAGTTTTACCTATTTGTGGTCAGTGGCTTGTCTATTCTCTCAAGCGGACAACCCATGGGACTCTTACGAACATGCTCCGACTTTGATTCCTCATTTTTCGTTCTAGTGTTTCTCTTTTGCTGTTATATGTACGGTACGCAATTTTCCTAATGCAACCTTACTCATTAACCTGGTTGATCTGGTCTGCTTGGATAGATGTTTGGAAATTACGTCGATGATTATATTGTAGGTAAGAACACCAAAACTTCACGTGTGGCTATCTCTAAGTTGGAATTCTATCATGAAATGTCGTGAATCAGATCGGCCCGCCAGATGCAAAGTCGGTAGTTATctgcaagaaaaaaaactcaGCCTATGAGAGACCAAGATGGCACATCGAGACAGCCTAAACAAATTTAAATCCAAAATAAATCCAGCTCGAACTCGTTTCAAATCTAGTT
Above is a genomic segment from Penicillium digitatum chromosome 3, complete sequence containing:
- a CDS encoding DNA repair protein RAD1, putative, producing MPPERSSVPVKLSLPLQYQQELFTELRAEDELVILARGLGLLHLITNLLHFYDAAGNNLVLVVGADERENEWIGEALAEHYATSKSPLARGLKVINTEKATVPMRERIYGEGGILSVTSRILVVDLLSKLLDPEKVTGMVILHADKVFATSLEAFIVRVYRQSNKLGFLKAFSDSPEPFTTGFAPLANMLRNLFLRKASLWPRFHVSVAESLEGNRKAEVIELEVPMSDKMREIQNAVLECVEISITELRKSNTGLDMEEWTLDSALHRNFDMIIRRQLDPIWHRVSFRTRQIVSDLTVLRAVLHALLSYDAVSFVKYLDTIVSAHAPPPGSNRHNHSPWLFLDAAHILFQTAKSRVYEGKLNNELTRLSSSTTFASDLNPALEELPKWSVLSEILAEIEHDAYLHPARMDHSNSTILIMCSDQRICRQLREYIGTMHSKIAEGSESKEDNDPSEDKPSAELMMRRRLREYLNWKRSLSNVNKNLSQSREDDRSGKPPESSAARSAHQGRPPPNKRRRVRGGGAVTSAAGRVPNSSVQTEVELPSQVVNLLSDIQPTEVEDMQKEEVMVDELVDMDVFYELYDMNDLIMIHPYDGDMDEHLLEEARPRYIIMYEPDPAFIRRVEVYRSSHSGRNVKVYFMYYGGSVEEQRYLSAVRREKDAFTKLIKEKGTMAVTLTHDKKAEDPQEQFLRTVNTRIAGGGRLAATASPPRVVVDVREFRSALPSLLHGNNMIVIPCQLTVGDYILTPDICVERKSIPDLISSLKNGRLYNQAETMIQYYKNPLLLIEFDQNKSFTFDAFASVPTGSTFMTDYGFSSSGTATSTTSSSLANPSNPKSAQHLLVLLTLAFPRLKIVWSSSPYQTAEIFAELKKNAQEPDPLRAVQLGLDIDITDSSGDADVMAAAGIEHRTFNLLPQDMLRAVPGVTPQALERLIIETDSISDIANMDVEQLDPLVGKEAARKIVAFFQKSVFD
- a CDS encoding eukaryotic translation initiation factor 1A, Y-chromosomal is translated as MPKNKGKGGKNRRRGKNENDNEKRELVFKEEGQEYAQVVKMLGNGRLEALCFDGEKRLAHIRGKLRKKVWINQGDIILLSLRDYQDEKGDVIMKYTADEARSLKAYGELPEHAKINETDTYGGEGLDDNVEFDEDRESEDEKEIDVDEL
- a CDS encoding DNA repair protein, which produces MPVIPESSDFPSAPHKEGNEAEKKPGQQLPKATATDFLSKGPQIPDNMPPKASKEELEARAKELNKSAN
- a CDS encoding Chitin biosynthesis protein (Chs5), putative, coding for MLISLTVGKVDAGVAVLLTQDNRLIEFPSVLLPNNISSGSIVDITVSRNHAAEAASASAFQSLQKRILNTYGIKAPSPPILRLRNATQTSLVLEWDPIDLATASLKSLSLYRNGSKAGSIPRPLETRSTKISGLAIHSEYSFYLVLRTTAGTYQSEKLTCRTHKMTDLSGITVTTGVLDPQQKEALGAALDRIGGKMIDSVRIDTTHFVCTEGRGAQWEKAVEMNIPVVVPEWVDACETEGTIAGVRGYYLNADPKARQLGMIHGSTHQRTTSTLSTATNSNHGRLSTQPQRSPAPEQVPEEPPLTPFPGGETSSQRLAQTQTQEVRSQEARSQDGEDELPPPPPPPKDEIKDLNEPAQNGEAKAAPVPEAENEESEAEAAEESNGEAEKEQTLPQNRPEDESVSTKLGGAKGKGKEGEGDFNEVPL
- a CDS encoding Peptidase S41 family protein, with the protein product MHLKTVLTPVALAAAVRADRSTRDVEPCAQISNLVEEANNNQTNAIVPHDLAHQCLLSMPFDSDRAVDFLIQVRKILEFQSTIDILKDPPLGYAMPSTDIMGEIDIIMGKAKSKSYASQFEMDLEINHLITTAHDGHLVFQLCSQSIFTYQIDMPLVSISTDALALPQVYTLDDAKLQKIDPDAVSPLVSINGTDVATFLESYAKDQNLQDRDAQYNRVFPAPARSVTNTPTSVNGIWASIGDWTDGAQLSLKFGNGTEKTIQKTATPSEKFFSYKDGTSLYEIECLSRDLSSASSSPSSAEKDSSEIAGFPSTTWRNSANSVAGYYSKLSGLEDTAIIFLPTFSSSASEVAKIAVNFLQNSTESGKKNVLIDLSSNPGGYMSIGIDLSRIFFPNATPYTATRFRAHDAAKYLTKAYSRDNGTDTSNVFAHGQMVRPDQRTDFGSWEDLYGPHEILGSSTSSLLANFNYTSTSSKNFPINGYGPVPLNPSKPPFSADNIALITDGDCVSTCAFFVKLMKRQGVRTIAFGGRPQKAPMQGVGGVKGGQSLGINYINGYIEQANGLIRESVNSGSPILTSAEWKAFNESSPSTTASLQWSGNLNLRNEYDPEDGQTPLQFVYEAAECRLFYTLENYLERETVWQAAAKAMFGSGQCVEGSTKGKGSLDS